From the Deinococcus radiophilus genome, one window contains:
- a CDS encoding YciI family protein yields the protein MSEVPTLWVAHSRYLRTGDELTATTPQHREWLDQHYRSGVFLTSGRKQDGTGGVLICRSDSEQQLRDLFAGDPFVQGGFAEYTYIPFTPVKRGRALELDGVPLVE from the coding sequence ATGAGCGAAGTGCCTACCCTCTGGGTCGCCCACAGCCGCTACCTCAGGACCGGGGACGAGCTGACCGCCACCACGCCGCAGCACCGCGAGTGGCTGGATCAGCACTACCGCAGCGGCGTCTTCCTGACCAGTGGTCGCAAGCAAGACGGCACGGGCGGCGTGCTGATCTGCCGGTCCGACAGTGAGCAGCAACTTCGCGACCTGTTTGCCGGAGATCCTTTTGTGCAGGGCGGCTTTGCCGAGTACACCTATATTCCCTTTACCCCGGTCAAGCGGGGGAGGGCGCTAGAGCTGGACGGCGTGCCGCTGGTGGAGTGA
- a CDS encoding WapI family immunity protein, with the protein MPGQVTLRGFGMVVNDYEFPEAPVTEGSYDANWLEVEVSIQTDLGGLRMTEACVLTWELAGLADQLDVLAAPQLHGRWQAELNPLEPYFRLRFVQDETGLFFTATLTAHDTDLIQSHKAQWEIDPAELEAFRQQLAGVMQVFPVRGKAFLAR; encoded by the coding sequence ATGCCCGGTCAGGTGACATTGAGGGGCTTCGGGATGGTGGTCAATGACTACGAGTTTCCAGAGGCCCCGGTTACTGAAGGCAGTTACGACGCCAACTGGCTGGAGGTAGAGGTCAGCATTCAGACGGACCTGGGCGGCCTGCGGATGACCGAAGCCTGTGTGCTGACCTGGGAACTGGCGGGGTTGGCGGACCAGTTAGACGTCCTGGCCGCGCCACAGTTGCATGGACGCTGGCAAGCGGAGTTGAACCCGCTGGAGCCTTATTTCAGATTACGGTTCGTGCAGGATGAGACAGGGCTATTTTTCACCGCTACGCTGACTGCCCACGACACAGATTTGATCCAGAGCCATAAGGCGCAGTGGGAGATCGACCCAGCGGAACTTGAAGCGTTTCGCCAGCAACTGGCAGGTGTGATGCAAGTATTTCCGGTCAGAGGAAAGGCTTTCCTAGCCAGATGA
- a CDS encoding nucleoside triphosphate pyrophosphohydrolase: MPKLVRDRIPELFGGTAQPLGEAEYRTALRAKLQEEVQEYLQSGEVMELADVLEVVYALSELDEVDPARLEILQSEKAAERGAFRRRLWWSPD, translated from the coding sequence ATGCCCAAGCTCGTCCGTGACCGCATTCCTGAGCTGTTTGGCGGGACGGCTCAGCCCCTGGGAGAGGCTGAGTACCGCACTGCCCTGCGCGCCAAACTGCAAGAAGAAGTCCAGGAATATCTGCAGTCGGGCGAGGTGATGGAACTGGCCGACGTGCTGGAAGTGGTCTATGCCCTCTCCGAACTGGATGAGGTAGACCCAGCCCGCTTGGAAATCCTGCAGTCTGAGAAAGCCGCAGAACGTGGTGCGTTCCGGCGGCGGTTGTGGTGGTCACCCGACTGA
- a CDS encoding thiolase family protein: MSKAVIVAASRTPVGKLLGALSDVSAVELGTVTLAETLRRSGVDPAHVEEVIMGQVVQAGSGQAPARQAAIAAGIPPEAGALTVNKVCGSGLKSVILAAQSIRAGDQRVVLAGGMESMSNAPYLLPGARKGYRLGHAQAQDANMFDGLWCSINDEGMGMTAERVAEKYGVTREEQDAFATASHQKAVAASTEGRFKDEIVPVTVRGRKGDTVVDTDEGPRSDTSEETLARLKPAFKQGGSVTAGNAPGLNDGAASLMVVSEEYAQAHGLKPLAEIVDYATGGLDPKWIMMTPVPATQKLLEKLSLSAGDVDLWELNEAFSVQSLAVSRELGLDLGRVNVNGGAVALGHPIGASGARILVTLLHALQQQDKEFGVATLCMGGGNGLALAVKRLD, from the coding sequence ATGTCAAAAGCTGTGATTGTGGCGGCGTCCCGCACGCCGGTCGGAAAATTGCTGGGTGCCCTGAGTGATGTGAGCGCAGTAGAACTGGGCACGGTTACCCTGGCCGAAACCCTGAGGCGCTCTGGCGTGGACCCCGCCCACGTCGAAGAGGTCATCATGGGTCAGGTCGTGCAGGCGGGCAGTGGACAGGCTCCAGCCCGTCAGGCCGCCATCGCGGCGGGCATTCCCCCCGAAGCAGGCGCCCTGACCGTGAATAAAGTCTGCGGTTCGGGTCTCAAGTCGGTCATTCTGGCCGCCCAGAGCATCCGCGCCGGGGATCAGCGGGTCGTGCTGGCTGGCGGCATGGAAAGCATGAGCAACGCTCCCTACCTGCTGCCCGGTGCCCGCAAGGGCTACCGTCTGGGGCACGCACAGGCGCAGGACGCCAACATGTTTGATGGCCTGTGGTGCTCCATCAACGACGAGGGCATGGGCATGACCGCTGAGCGCGTGGCCGAGAAGTACGGCGTCACCCGCGAGGAGCAGGACGCCTTCGCCACTGCCAGCCACCAGAAGGCGGTGGCGGCGAGCACGGAGGGCCGCTTCAAGGACGAAATCGTGCCGGTGACCGTCCGGGGCCGCAAGGGGGACACCGTGGTGGATACTGACGAAGGCCCCCGCAGCGACACCAGCGAAGAGACTCTGGCCCGCCTCAAGCCCGCCTTCAAACAGGGCGGCAGCGTGACCGCCGGCAACGCCCCCGGTCTGAACGACGGGGCTGCCAGCCTGATGGTGGTCAGCGAGGAGTATGCCCAGGCGCATGGCCTCAAGCCCCTGGCCGAAATCGTGGATTACGCCACCGGCGGCCTGGACCCCAAATGGATCATGATGACCCCGGTGCCTGCCACCCAGAAATTGCTTGAGAAGCTGAGCCTCAGCGCGGGCGACGTGGACCTGTGGGAACTGAACGAAGCCTTCAGCGTGCAGAGCCTGGCCGTCAGCCGTGAACTGGGCCTGGACCTGGGCCGCGTAAACGTGAACGGCGGCGCCGTGGCGCTGGGCCACCCCATCGGCGCCAGCGGCGCACGTATTCTGGTCACGCTGCTGCACGCTCTGCAGCAGCAGGACAAGGAGTTCGGTGTGGCGACCCTGTGCATGGGCGGCGGCAACGGCCTGGCGCTGGCCGTCAAGCGGTTGGACTGA
- a CDS encoding bactofilin family protein has product MLLPSALADDINCNGPITGKTIDGNIKVSGGTCTITGSRIKGNIEVERGGRLVLRSSTVEGNIEAKNSYGFSVINGNLLLENGAGAEVRSNMVDGNLEFENNRGRLLLSGNQVDGDVECEGNRWTYSFSNNRVGGDREGQCRSWR; this is encoded by the coding sequence TTGCTGCTGCCCAGCGCACTGGCCGACGACATCAATTGCAATGGCCCGATTACCGGCAAAACCATTGACGGCAATATCAAGGTGAGCGGCGGAACCTGCACCATTACGGGTAGCCGTATCAAGGGCAACATCGAAGTGGAACGCGGTGGCCGCCTGGTCCTGCGGAGCAGCACCGTAGAGGGCAACATTGAAGCCAAGAACAGCTACGGCTTTTCGGTGATCAACGGCAACCTGCTTCTGGAAAACGGGGCCGGAGCCGAAGTCCGCAGCAATATGGTAGACGGCAATCTAGAATTTGAAAACAACCGGGGCCGCCTGTTGCTGAGCGGGAACCAGGTAGACGGCGACGTGGAATGCGAGGGCAACCGCTGGACTTACAGCTTTAGCAACAACCGGGTTGGCGGGGACCGCGAAGGGCAGTGCCGCAGCTGGCGCTAA
- a CDS encoding CPBP family intramembrane glutamic endopeptidase codes for MTDPAPALAPAPAPSAAPTGVTALGGNRAALTLLAVQALGAPLLMLQFGLDAVTAFLISITVNVLLLLTVFGREFAALRADSRWRTPPNWSLALAVFIVVFIASRAWSAVALSFFPQLPSADTVQVLTGAGSAAWLLVLTGGVLVPIIEEIAFRGLMLRGHERAAGFTVAALTTSAAFALAHGAPVSVIGILPLAYVLARLAQHTGSLWDPVIVHVLNNGLVLGLVVALGDRLPLDELSTAQSEGALESMGPAVGLGAAVLGAGLLWVLHLWLTPRVDPQNRAAPGPWLSGAYIIIILFGLVSAGATFPAVVDWVRAAVQALPPLPLPTR; via the coding sequence GTGACTGATCCCGCGCCAGCTCTAGCTCCTGCCCCCGCGCCCAGTGCTGCGCCCACCGGAGTCACGGCTCTGGGCGGCAACCGTGCCGCGCTGACACTCCTGGCGGTGCAGGCCCTGGGTGCTCCGCTGCTGATGCTCCAGTTCGGGCTGGACGCTGTGACTGCCTTCCTGATCAGCATCACGGTGAATGTACTGCTGCTGCTGACGGTCTTCGGGCGCGAGTTCGCTGCCCTGCGGGCCGATTCACGCTGGCGTACGCCACCCAACTGGAGCCTGGCGCTGGCTGTTTTTATCGTGGTGTTTATCGCTTCTCGCGCCTGGAGTGCGGTGGCCCTGTCATTTTTCCCGCAGTTGCCCAGCGCCGATACGGTGCAGGTGCTGACCGGGGCGGGCAGCGCGGCCTGGCTGCTGGTGCTCACCGGAGGCGTGCTGGTCCCAATCATTGAGGAAATCGCCTTCCGGGGCCTGATGCTGCGTGGCCACGAGCGGGCGGCTGGCTTCACTGTGGCGGCGCTCACCACCAGTGCGGCTTTTGCGCTGGCGCACGGTGCCCCGGTGAGTGTGATCGGTATCTTGCCGCTGGCCTATGTGCTGGCACGATTGGCGCAGCACACTGGGAGTCTGTGGGACCCCGTGATCGTGCATGTGCTGAACAACGGCCTGGTCCTGGGGTTGGTCGTGGCACTGGGGGACCGCCTGCCGCTGGACGAGCTTTCCACGGCACAGAGTGAAGGTGCGCTGGAAAGCATGGGGCCGGCTGTGGGGCTGGGTGCCGCCGTCCTGGGTGCGGGGCTGCTGTGGGTGCTGCATCTGTGGCTGACTCCCAGGGTGGATCCCCAGAACCGCGCTGCCCCTGGTCCCTGGCTGAGCGGAGCCTACATCATCATCATTCTGTTCGGGCTGGTGTCGGCGGGGGCGACCTTTCCCGCCGTGGTGGACTGGGTGAGAGCAGCGGTGCAGGCCCTGCCACCCTTGCCTTTGCCTACGCGGTAG
- a CDS encoding DUF456 domain-containing protein, whose translation MSLAFVVFLVLWLIALVGTFIPVVPATALLLIGGVAGVFLQGYSGWQDGVFLAVLVVLTIVSSLADNVASAWGAGKYGGSKQAIWGAVAGSLAGLLLGPLGILVGPLLGAFLAELLLVRRPVDEAARSAFGTLVGLLTGMAAKFVLNFLIGVWALWRFWGPAQGLF comes from the coding sequence ATGTCGCTTGCCTTCGTCGTCTTCCTCGTGTTGTGGCTAATCGCCCTGGTCGGCACCTTTATTCCGGTGGTTCCGGCCACGGCCCTGCTGCTGATCGGCGGCGTGGCCGGGGTCTTTTTGCAGGGCTACAGCGGCTGGCAAGACGGGGTCTTTCTAGCGGTGCTGGTGGTGCTGACCATCGTCTCCAGCCTGGCGGACAACGTGGCTTCGGCCTGGGGAGCCGGGAAATACGGCGGCAGCAAACAGGCCATCTGGGGCGCGGTTGCCGGCAGCCTGGCCGGGCTGTTGCTGGGGCCGCTGGGCATCCTGGTGGGGCCGCTGCTGGGCGCGTTTCTGGCCGAACTGCTGCTGGTCCGGCGCCCGGTAGATGAAGCGGCCCGCAGCGCCTTCGGTACGTTGGTGGGCCTGCTGACCGGCATGGCCGCCAAATTCGTGCTGAATTTCCTGATTGGGGTCTGGGCACTGTGGCGGTTCTGGGGCCCGGCGCAGGGTCTGTTTTAG